A window of Candidatus Xiphinematobacter sp. Idaho Grape contains these coding sequences:
- a CDS encoding 5-formyltetrahydrofolate cyclo-ligase — MPEELACRACSLEKDIALLHRQKAELRAFARVILTQTSHSAFLLRSENMRNILCASPVWNTSRSILAFAPTISEPNLLPADFRERDIFCLKRLNSHYKPVAIYSRRDLKLGPLGILEPNSKRTFPLGKIDLILVPGLAFDLRGGRLGRGGGHYDRILSRPDCVGKVIGVCYAAQVVEYVPRERHDLPVGALLTEKGLVEITSPLNPQTF, encoded by the coding sequence ATGCCAGAAGAACTTGCGTGTAGGGCATGCTCTCTTGAAAAAGACATAGCCCTTCTCCATAGGCAAAAAGCGGAACTGAGAGCTTTTGCGAGGGTGATTCTGACTCAAACGAGTCATTCTGCTTTCCTACTGCGATCGGAAAATATGCGCAACATTCTTTGTGCTTCTCCAGTGTGGAACACCTCCCGCTCCATACTAGCATTTGCTCCTACTATCTCCGAACCAAATCTTTTACCAGCAGACTTTCGGGAAAGGGACATTTTTTGCCTTAAAAGGCTAAATTCACACTATAAACCAGTAGCAATCTACTCCCGTAGGGACCTAAAATTAGGCCCATTAGGAATCCTAGAGCCCAACTCGAAGAGAACCTTCCCTCTAGGAAAAATTGACCTTATCCTAGTCCCTGGGTTAGCTTTTGATCTAAGGGGGGGAAGGCTTGGGCGAGGCGGGGGGCATTATGACAGAATCCTCTCACGTCCGGATTGTGTCGGAAAAGTCATAGGCGTATGCTACGCTGCGCAGGTGGTAGAGTATGTCCCTAGGGAAAGGCATGATCTTCCGGTTGGCGCGTTACTGACAGAAAAAGGGTTAGTCGAAATTACCTCCCCCCTAAATCCCCAGACATTTTGA
- a CDS encoding MBL fold metallo-hydrolase — protein sequence MPTEPLEDSSSDILCKAMRGLELSPAEVAKKAQLPLEHVNALLSGEGDELSLQLVATVLHLHPKRLLSIRRNEYHPRISCPPKEWRRFQTDFVGTLVNSYLIWDTTAHSAAAFDTGSDASGLLNCLTKYQLQLKFLFLTHSHGDHVFDLDRIVEKTGAAAWIAEELPGTQLLQPGQTFLMGGFVIEARRTCGHSPSGITYVVHNQKYSAAFVGDALLAGSIGMPSFSYQKALQTCVLSIFSLPEHTLLCPGHGPLTSVGEEKASNPFFPLEVPEY from the coding sequence ATGCCTACAGAGCCTCTTGAGGACTCTTCTAGTGATATTTTGTGTAAGGCTATGCGTGGCCTAGAACTTTCCCCGGCAGAAGTAGCAAAGAAAGCCCAACTGCCTTTGGAACACGTCAACGCTTTGTTAAGTGGCGAAGGAGACGAGTTAAGTTTGCAGCTCGTTGCTACGGTCTTGCATCTTCATCCGAAACGGTTGTTATCCATTCGTCGCAATGAGTATCACCCCCGCATCTCCTGCCCACCAAAAGAGTGGCGTCGATTTCAGACGGACTTTGTAGGCACATTGGTTAATTCGTACCTAATATGGGATACCACAGCCCACTCTGCGGCTGCATTCGATACCGGATCAGATGCTTCGGGACTGCTCAACTGTCTAACTAAATACCAGCTGCAGTTAAAATTTCTCTTCTTGACCCATTCCCATGGCGACCATGTTTTCGATTTGGATCGCATTGTAGAAAAAACCGGTGCTGCTGCGTGGATTGCCGAGGAATTACCAGGGACGCAACTTTTGCAGCCTGGACAAACATTCTTGATGGGTGGTTTTGTAATAGAGGCACGACGAACCTGTGGGCATTCGCCATCAGGGATTACCTATGTCGTCCATAACCAAAAATATTCAGCCGCTTTTGTGGGGGATGCGCTTCTCGCTGGCTCCATAGGGATGCCTAGTTTTTCCTATCAGAAAGCTTTACAAACCTGCGTATTAAGCATCTTTTCCCTTCCCGAGCATACACTTCTGTGTCCTGGACACGGCCCTCTAACCTCTGTTGGAGAGGAAAAGGCTTCCAATCCGTTTTTTCCTTTGGAAGTTCCTGAATACTAG
- the rnpA gene encoding ribonuclease P protein component, producing MTKFGRTIRSSFLCISYLVTESSGWGDTCHGGLRVGLVVSRKVGGAVVRNRLRRRLREIFRKFLLQGSSCHWMVVTAQSGAGAIAFPELERECLFLARKLLILPSSP from the coding sequence GTGACGAAATTTGGTAGAACGATTCGTTCTTCCTTCTTGTGCATCTCGTACCTAGTGACGGAGAGCAGTGGGTGGGGGGATACGTGTCACGGTGGTTTGCGGGTCGGATTAGTAGTATCTAGGAAGGTTGGGGGTGCGGTGGTGCGAAACCGCCTCCGGCGTAGGCTGAGGGAGATTTTTCGTAAGTTCCTCTTGCAAGGTTCCTCTTGCCATTGGATGGTAGTGACAGCACAGTCCGGAGCCGGTGCAATTGCATTTCCTGAACTGGAAAGGGAATGTTTATTTCTTGCACGTAAGCTTTTGATTTTACCTTCTTCCCCGTGA
- a CDS encoding ABC transporter substrate-binding protein, which produces MRHPAFPFSPSLWITICAFFLQSCQKKVTREYGKEFQESICIGVFQSLSGTEACFGQDAMIGIQMANDRINAQGGILIGGKSGGIPLRYPIKLIVRDNQSRAGETSAIVRELISRDRVVALIGEVASGRTLEAAPIAQRYGVPLIANAASNDRITQGKDFVFRASYSDSQQGQVIAEYMRSIGKIHAAILVDVSRDSSTTIADSFQKQFVVLGGCIVADLAYNGGDKDFQAQLTTVKESGADCLFLPGYYTDCATSMKQAQLLELKLDVFGADGWDSTDLIRVAKESAEGAVFVSAFSAEDPDPRVQAFVQNYQRKHGKGERPMAFTATAFDTLMLLADAIERAKIDPQNLNLHDVSELQKFRRAVRNALSETRGYKGISGQITFEESRDSRKPLVLLRIRNGKFRFLQKVTPE; this is translated from the coding sequence ATGAGGCACCCAGCATTCCCTTTCTCGCCATCCCTTTGGATCACCATCTGCGCGTTTTTTTTGCAGTCTTGCCAGAAAAAAGTGACGAGAGAATACGGCAAAGAATTCCAAGAATCTATTTGCATTGGAGTCTTCCAGTCCCTTAGTGGGACAGAAGCCTGCTTTGGTCAAGACGCCATGATTGGAATTCAGATGGCAAATGATAGGATAAATGCTCAAGGCGGAATTTTAATAGGCGGAAAAAGTGGGGGGATCCCATTGCGATACCCAATAAAACTTATCGTGCGAGACAATCAATCCAGGGCCGGAGAAACTTCAGCCATCGTTCGAGAACTCATTAGCAGAGACCGTGTAGTGGCTCTCATTGGGGAGGTAGCCTCAGGGCGTACATTGGAGGCCGCTCCTATTGCCCAGCGCTATGGGGTCCCTTTAATTGCCAACGCTGCCTCTAATGACAGGATCACGCAAGGCAAAGATTTTGTCTTCCGTGCAAGTTACAGTGATAGCCAACAAGGACAAGTAATAGCAGAATACATGCGTTCTATAGGGAAAATTCATGCGGCAATCCTGGTGGATGTCAGCAGAGATAGTAGCACGACCATAGCAGACAGCTTTCAAAAACAGTTCGTTGTTCTAGGTGGTTGCATCGTAGCAGACCTGGCCTATAATGGCGGCGATAAGGACTTTCAGGCACAGCTTACCACTGTCAAGGAGTCGGGAGCTGACTGTCTTTTTCTTCCAGGATACTATACCGATTGTGCTACCAGTATGAAACAGGCACAACTTTTGGAGCTAAAACTCGATGTGTTTGGGGCAGATGGTTGGGATTCCACCGACCTTATAAGGGTGGCTAAGGAGTCCGCTGAGGGAGCAGTTTTCGTAAGCGCCTTCTCCGCCGAGGACCCTGACCCGAGGGTACAGGCCTTCGTTCAAAACTACCAGAGAAAACATGGCAAGGGAGAAAGACCTATGGCATTTACTGCAACAGCCTTCGATACATTGATGCTCCTAGCCGATGCCATAGAGCGTGCAAAGATCGATCCACAAAATCTTAACCTTCATGACGTTTCAGAACTGCAAAAGTTCCGCCGAGCTGTTCGTAATGCACTTTCAGAAACCCGTGGTTACAAAGGAATCAGTGGTCAGATTACTTTTGAAGAAAGTCGAGACTCCAGGAAGCCCCTGGTGCTTTTGCGTATCCGGAACGGAAAGTTTCGATTCCTTCAGAAAGTTACACCTGAATAG
- the truA gene encoding tRNA pseudouridine(38-40) synthase TruA codes for MGKRWATVAARQALHGAGKLGLQVCYGASGRPKCFCKAGYVILPLVMRLRLIISYDGAPFLGWQSQLKGDTVQGVVERAFFKIVGRRVIVHGASRTDAGVHALAQCAHADIPDGRMDLSDWRRALNANLPGAVRILKVLQTASSFHARFASIGKIYRYRIWNSEVLPPLERGRVWHVPNFLDFGALRSNVTLFEGRHNFVSFAVNGSNNTDNTVRTLRTVQISRCSGGEVRLTFEGEGFLYKMIRVLTGTLVRLGQKKEDIGWVSRLLLGSSVKRRKSLCIAPAQGLYLVRVLYGRKPKC; via the coding sequence TTGGGTAAGCGATGGGCGACCGTTGCTGCCAGACAGGCTTTGCACGGAGCGGGAAAACTGGGACTGCAAGTCTGCTATGGAGCGAGTGGCAGGCCCAAATGCTTTTGTAAAGCTGGCTACGTAATCCTCCCACTTGTTATGCGGTTAAGGTTAATTATCAGTTACGATGGAGCGCCGTTTCTTGGATGGCAAAGCCAACTAAAAGGGGACACGGTCCAGGGTGTTGTCGAAAGGGCGTTTTTCAAGATCGTTGGCAGGCGTGTTATCGTTCACGGAGCTAGTAGAACAGATGCTGGCGTACATGCCTTGGCACAATGCGCTCACGCAGATATACCGGATGGGCGGATGGATCTTTCTGACTGGCGTCGGGCGCTAAATGCCAATCTTCCGGGGGCAGTTCGGATTTTGAAAGTGTTACAGACTGCTTCCAGCTTTCATGCGCGCTTTGCTTCCATTGGCAAGATCTATCGATACCGTATTTGGAACTCGGAAGTGCTCCCCCCCCTAGAGCGTGGCCGTGTTTGGCATGTACCCAACTTTCTTGATTTCGGGGCATTACGTTCTAATGTAACCCTCTTCGAGGGTCGACACAATTTTGTATCCTTCGCGGTTAATGGAAGCAACAACACAGACAATACTGTACGTACACTGCGCACCGTGCAAATTAGCCGTTGTTCTGGGGGGGAAGTTCGGCTGACCTTTGAGGGAGAGGGATTTCTCTACAAAATGATTCGTGTACTCACTGGGACTCTCGTACGGCTTGGACAGAAAAAAGAGGATATTGGTTGGGTTTCTAGGCTACTGCTAGGTTCTTCGGTGAAAAGAAGGAAAAGTCTATGCATAGCTCCAGCACAAGGGCTATACCTTGTCCGAGTCCTTTATGGAAGGAAACCGAAATGCTGA
- a CDS encoding 3-deoxy-7-phosphoheptulonate synthase has translation MKSDASSLHSPLGSSPVENSRVKDLTRLVAPVQIKKELPSTLTIQHLVLESREVERRILRGKDQRIMVIVGPCSIHDTQAALEYAARLAKLKHRVAERFHIIMRVYFEKPRTTVGWKGFINDPYLNDSCDLARGIALARKLLIDILELGLPTGTEFLDPIIPQYIGDLISWSAIGARTTESQTHRELASGLSMPVGFKNSTDGSIQTAIDAMRSARIPHSFLGMDQNGRTSIIKTTGNPDSHIVLRGGREGSNYEPHQTAAAVELLRKAGLPLAIMVDCSHSNSGKDPHRQPLVWENVLEQRAAGRRDIIGMMLESNLRSGSQALPQDLSQLQYGVSITDSCMDWETTERLLLTKDPT, from the coding sequence TTGAAATCTGACGCATCATCTTTGCACTCCCCGCTGGGATCTTCCCCGGTAGAGAACTCGCGCGTTAAGGATCTAACGCGTCTTGTCGCTCCTGTCCAAATTAAAAAAGAGCTTCCTAGCACCTTAACCATCCAGCATCTTGTCTTAGAGAGCAGAGAAGTAGAGCGTCGTATTTTGCGAGGCAAAGATCAGCGTATAATGGTCATTGTTGGGCCTTGCTCTATTCACGACACACAAGCGGCTTTGGAGTATGCTGCCAGGTTGGCTAAGTTAAAACACAGAGTGGCGGAGCGTTTTCATATCATCATGCGCGTCTACTTCGAAAAGCCACGCACGACCGTCGGCTGGAAAGGGTTTATTAATGATCCTTATCTCAACGATTCGTGCGACTTAGCGCGTGGTATCGCTTTAGCTCGCAAGCTTCTTATCGATATCCTAGAGCTCGGGTTACCAACAGGAACTGAATTTCTAGACCCTATTATTCCCCAGTATATTGGTGACTTGATTTCTTGGTCTGCCATCGGAGCACGGACAACAGAGTCACAGACCCATCGCGAATTAGCTAGCGGTCTTTCTATGCCCGTTGGTTTTAAGAATAGCACTGACGGTAGCATTCAAACAGCCATTGATGCCATGCGTTCTGCCCGCATCCCACACAGCTTTTTAGGGATGGATCAGAATGGTCGTACTAGTATCATCAAAACGACTGGCAACCCAGATAGTCATATCGTCCTTCGTGGTGGTCGAGAGGGATCTAATTACGAGCCACACCAAACTGCTGCTGCGGTCGAACTACTGCGTAAGGCCGGCCTTCCTCTTGCAATTATGGTGGATTGCAGCCATAGCAATTCGGGTAAAGACCCACATCGTCAGCCTTTAGTTTGGGAGAATGTTCTAGAGCAGCGAGCAGCTGGAAGAAGAGATATTATAGGCATGATGTTGGAGAGCAATCTACGCTCTGGAAGCCAGGCTCTCCCGCAGGACCTTTCTCAACTTCAGTACGGAGTTTCCATCACTGATTCCTGTATGGATTGGGAAACTACCGAACGCTTACTTCTTACCAAAGATCCAACCTAG
- the yidD gene encoding membrane protein insertion efficiency factor YidD has product MRKLLLLPLKGYRFLVSPCLHILVGPGCGCRFEPTCSRYATEAIQVHGLLRGSVLTLSRICKCHPWGGWGYDPVPRFRSRASVSKLHGP; this is encoded by the coding sequence GTGAGAAAACTTCTTTTGCTCCCATTGAAGGGGTACCGCTTTCTTGTTTCTCCCTGCCTCCATATTCTTGTGGGGCCTGGCTGTGGGTGCCGGTTTGAGCCTACTTGCTCCCGGTATGCAACAGAAGCTATCCAAGTGCACGGGCTTTTACGTGGGTCGGTATTAACACTCTCTCGTATTTGCAAATGCCATCCTTGGGGCGGATGGGGTTACGATCCCGTTCCACGATTCCGTTCCAGGGCTTCCGTCTCCAAATTGCATGGACCGTAA
- a CDS encoding peptidoglycan recognition protein family protein has protein sequence MSPRPRIRSALKKDGLCTTVATTHTVESIFQQKPVVAGSARSSGKERRYLTPTVRRAIDRAPVRRGRWKYIIIHNSGTRRGNARAFDAYHRRVRRMKNGLAYHFVIGNGRLSRNGEIEVGNRWRKQINGGHVASDYLNNIAIGVCLVGDFNRHAPTPQQLAACKELTSCLQARVVGHPRRRRVMVLGHLEVNSRPTDCPGRRFSLHWLHRKFPSR, from the coding sequence GTGTCTCCTCGACCTAGAATTCGATCAGCTTTGAAGAAAGATGGCCTTTGTACCACGGTCGCGACTACTCATACTGTCGAATCTATCTTTCAGCAGAAGCCTGTAGTTGCCGGAAGTGCCAGGAGCTCCGGAAAGGAGCGTCGATATTTAACGCCAACTGTGCGCCGAGCTATTGATCGGGCACCTGTAAGGAGAGGCCGGTGGAAGTATATCATCATTCACAATAGCGGAACTCGGAGAGGTAACGCTCGTGCTTTTGATGCTTATCATCGGCGAGTGCGCCGGATGAAGAATGGACTTGCCTACCACTTTGTTATAGGCAACGGTAGGCTCTCTAGAAATGGAGAAATTGAGGTGGGCAATCGCTGGAGGAAGCAGATCAATGGTGGGCATGTAGCAAGCGACTACTTGAATAATATTGCTATAGGGGTTTGCCTGGTAGGAGACTTTAATAGACATGCCCCAACTCCGCAGCAATTGGCTGCTTGCAAGGAGCTTACTTCTTGCTTGCAGGCTCGTGTTGTTGGACACCCCAGGAGACGCCGGGTCATGGTGCTTGGGCATCTGGAGGTTAATTCCAGGCCCACGGACTGTCCTGGTCGGAGATTTTCTCTGCACTGGCTGCATAGGAAATTTCCAAGTAGGTGA
- the rpmH gene encoding 50S ribosomal protein L34 translates to MKRTYQPSKRARKRQFGFRAHMKTKAGRSILSSRRQRGRKRLLPKGAEVPYQRHTKA, encoded by the coding sequence ATGAAACGTACTTATCAACCATCCAAACGCGCGCGCAAGCGGCAGTTTGGTTTTCGGGCACACATGAAAACAAAGGCAGGCCGGTCCATTTTAAGCAGTCGGCGTCAACGTGGACGCAAACGCCTGCTGCCAAAAGGAGCTGAAGTTCCCTACCAACGGCATACTAAAGCCTAA
- a CDS encoding MBL fold metallo-hydrolase: MQLAEGRRKRSFLGDILIPSLLERRRGLRRRVIHFPALIGNQICITWAGHASFLIQTLEHSILIDPNWAKWLKIIKRVRYPGFELHDLPFIDLVLVTHAHFDHLDRKTLRAIAADQSIIVPINVGNLVHGLGFQKIQELRTWQSYKHGLLQITLTPAAHWGARVLHDTHRGFGGFLIEYRGRTIFHCGDSAYFDGFKKIAQRRPIDVALLPIGAYDPPLQRDVHMNPEEALQAFQELGAQIFIPMHYGTFRLSYEPLDEPLMRLLKQATRIGLATQIHVLLEGQPTVF; the protein is encoded by the coding sequence ATGCAGTTAGCAGAGGGACGGCGCAAGAGGAGTTTTCTAGGGGATATTCTTATCCCTTCTTTGCTTGAACGCCGCCGGGGGCTGCGGAGAAGAGTTATCCATTTTCCAGCTTTAATTGGGAACCAGATCTGTATAACCTGGGCCGGTCACGCTTCTTTTTTGATTCAAACGCTCGAGCATAGTATCCTAATTGACCCTAATTGGGCAAAGTGGCTAAAGATCATTAAACGCGTACGGTATCCTGGTTTTGAGCTCCATGACCTGCCCTTTATCGATTTAGTACTGGTAACGCACGCTCACTTTGACCATTTGGATCGCAAGACTTTACGAGCCATCGCCGCTGACCAATCAATTATTGTTCCCATTAATGTTGGCAACTTGGTCCATGGATTGGGATTTCAAAAAATCCAGGAGTTAAGAACGTGGCAGTCCTACAAGCATGGTTTGTTACAGATCACCTTGACGCCTGCTGCCCACTGGGGGGCGCGTGTGCTGCATGATACCCATCGAGGCTTTGGAGGATTTTTGATCGAGTATAGAGGACGTACCATTTTCCACTGTGGCGACAGCGCTTACTTTGATGGTTTTAAGAAAATTGCACAGCGACGCCCCATTGATGTGGCGCTTTTGCCTATCGGCGCATACGACCCTCCACTACAGAGAGATGTGCACATGAATCCAGAAGAGGCGTTACAGGCTTTCCAAGAGTTAGGGGCTCAGATCTTCATCCCCATGCACTATGGTACTTTCCGACTTAGCTATGAGCCTTTAGATGAACCTCTTATGCGCTTGCTGAAGCAGGCAACCAGGATCGGCTTGGCTACCCAAATTCACGTCTTGCTGGAAGGCCAGCCCACTGTTTTTTAG
- a CDS encoding YidC/Oxa1 family insertase periplasmic-domain containing protein encodes MDRKSWIGLILSITGLIAWEWFYLKNFAPGQDYSKSPSQATSAPSFSVPSSPRLPPSPLPIISETAMLRNSTADYWFTGFFGGISKIVVQKHLGDDRTPILLSSDSRLPIGALWVTPTTLMEGFAMTTDRATHSVTFTKASENGIQITKRFFLLPDKDRSNQYRIRLEVSFCNPTSSDIYWPSYWISVGNAAPIHSSDLPSYTQLSWSNGGRLTSINVDWFDGSKIPLLGIERRTPAKLYQRRVPSVKWASVSNQYFCTFLMVSDSSGDGVWASRIPLRGDSQSYGIEGRIELPGFRLASGKTRVQSFTIYSGPKELNRLQVMGDGQEGILQYGLFGFVSERLLWIMNWFYGVFGNYAWAIIALTLLIKLGLWPLQNRATRAMRQMSLLAPKVTELREKYKDDSQKTNEEMMKLYREYGVNPFGGCLPMLVQIPIFFGFYTMLGTSIELRNSSFLWIRDLSQPDTVLHLLGFPINLLPILMAGTMIWQMAISPKSGDVLQQKIFYFMPLIFLAFCYNYASGLALYWTTQNVFSIVQLYLTRNSPLPQLERKVAITRKKEHFGK; translated from the coding sequence ATGGACCGTAAATCTTGGATCGGGCTTATTTTGTCCATTACCGGTCTAATTGCCTGGGAGTGGTTCTATCTTAAGAACTTTGCTCCCGGACAAGACTACTCGAAAAGTCCTTCCCAGGCAACTTCTGCCCCCTCCTTTTCAGTCCCATCTTCTCCACGCCTCCCCCCTTCTCCCTTACCGATTATCTCCGAGACTGCTATGCTACGTAATTCTACAGCAGATTATTGGTTTACCGGCTTTTTTGGAGGGATTTCCAAAATTGTCGTCCAAAAGCACTTAGGAGATGATCGTACGCCAATTTTGCTCAGTAGTGATTCTAGACTCCCTATCGGGGCCCTCTGGGTAACCCCTACCACCCTCATGGAGGGGTTTGCAATGACAACTGATAGGGCCACGCACTCTGTAACTTTTACTAAAGCCTCTGAAAACGGTATACAAATCACTAAGCGTTTTTTTCTTCTTCCCGATAAAGACCGATCCAATCAATACAGAATCCGGCTTGAGGTTTCCTTTTGCAATCCCACTTCTTCCGATATCTACTGGCCATCCTATTGGATTAGCGTTGGGAATGCGGCTCCCATTCATTCCAGCGATCTCCCGAGTTATACCCAACTCAGTTGGTCAAATGGCGGTAGATTAACTTCCATTAATGTAGACTGGTTCGATGGCTCCAAAATTCCGCTTCTCGGGATCGAAAGGCGTACGCCTGCTAAGCTCTACCAGCGTAGAGTTCCCTCCGTTAAGTGGGCTTCCGTGAGCAACCAGTACTTTTGTACTTTTCTTATGGTGTCTGATTCATCAGGAGACGGTGTGTGGGCGAGTCGGATACCCTTGCGTGGTGATTCGCAGTCATATGGAATTGAGGGAAGGATAGAGCTACCCGGATTTCGGTTGGCATCTGGAAAGACCAGGGTGCAATCCTTCACTATCTACTCTGGCCCTAAGGAATTGAACCGCCTGCAGGTCATGGGTGATGGACAAGAAGGTATCTTGCAATACGGTCTATTCGGATTTGTCAGCGAGCGGTTGCTCTGGATAATGAACTGGTTCTACGGTGTGTTCGGAAACTATGCGTGGGCTATTATTGCGCTAACATTGTTAATAAAACTAGGCCTTTGGCCTTTGCAGAACAGGGCTACACGAGCTATGCGGCAGATGTCTCTGCTTGCACCCAAGGTCACCGAATTACGAGAAAAATATAAGGACGATTCCCAAAAGACGAATGAGGAAATGATGAAACTGTACCGTGAATACGGCGTAAATCCTTTTGGCGGTTGTCTTCCTATGTTGGTACAAATTCCAATTTTCTTCGGGTTTTACACTATGCTGGGTACTTCTATTGAATTGCGAAATAGCTCATTCCTTTGGATTCGTGATCTTTCTCAACCAGACACTGTGTTGCATTTGCTAGGATTTCCGATCAATCTGTTGCCTATTCTGATGGCAGGTACAATGATATGGCAAATGGCTATCTCTCCAAAGAGTGGCGATGTGCTGCAACAGAAGATCTTCTACTTTATGCCACTTATTTTCCTTGCATTTTGTTACAACTACGCCAGTGGGCTAGCGCTTTATTGGACTACTCAGAACGTTTTCTCCATAGTCCAGCTCTATCTGACTAGGAATAGTCCGTTGCCTCAGCTTGAAAGGAAGGTGGCGATAACACGGAAGAAGGAACATTTTGGTAAGTAG
- the rpsN gene encoding 30S ribosomal protein S14: protein MAKKSWLERDKRKLRTVRKYSALRAELKAKKDYVSLAQLPRDASPTRLVNRCQITGRRRAFIRRFRLSRITFRELASAGLIPGVTRSSW from the coding sequence ATGGCGAAGAAATCATGGCTTGAGCGAGACAAGCGCAAACTCAGAACGGTCCGGAAGTATTCTGCCTTGCGAGCCGAGCTTAAGGCCAAAAAGGACTATGTATCTTTGGCTCAGCTTCCCCGCGATGCTAGTCCGACTCGGTTGGTAAATCGATGTCAGATCACGGGCCGACGCCGTGCCTTTATTCGTAGATTTCGGCTATCTCGCATCACCTTTCGTGAGCTTGCCTCTGCTGGCCTTATTCCGGGGGTCACGAGGTCTAGTTGGTAG
- a CDS encoding hemolysin family protein yields MNPPAIAHLLSADSTGRTVTEWEFPDLIFFKFCAIFLLVLINSFFVASEFAIVKVRSTQLETLLEGGNRAAREAKKITSSLDAYLSATQLGITIASLALGWIGEPFLASIIAPLIYKAGIQTPAMVHSASTFFGLLTVTVVHIVLGEMTPKSLAICKALPITLFVSRPLQWFYWLFRPFIQLLNWLSNALLRHILHIQPAKGSELVHSEEELRMILSESEKSEEVTSMGREFLINVLDLRRRVVRDIMTPRGDVVYLDVEEPFNQEIRRAITSRHTRLPLCRGHLDNSFGLVHIKDLLASVYENKTDWMAIRRDLLHVSEIMGLEKLLRLFLNKHAHLAVAVDEYGGAVGIVTLDNVLEEIVGSIQDEFDTGKKEFQKISEQEFTVDGILALYELAEMANLNFGTSEVSTIGGYITSVLGHIPFKGENIRIGNYLATVIATDGRRVLRIHFKKLQ; encoded by the coding sequence ATGAATCCACCAGCTATTGCCCACCTACTTTCAGCGGATTCCACGGGAAGGACTGTCACAGAATGGGAGTTTCCGGATCTTATCTTTTTCAAGTTCTGTGCAATTTTCCTCCTTGTCCTTATAAACAGTTTCTTTGTCGCCTCAGAATTTGCCATCGTTAAGGTACGTTCCACACAGTTGGAAACCCTACTGGAAGGGGGCAATCGTGCAGCTCGAGAGGCAAAAAAGATCACCTCTAGCCTGGATGCTTACCTCTCTGCCACTCAATTGGGAATTACCATTGCAAGCCTAGCACTAGGTTGGATCGGTGAGCCATTTCTAGCCAGCATAATCGCCCCGCTCATTTACAAAGCAGGCATTCAAACGCCAGCAATGGTTCACAGTGCTTCAACTTTTTTTGGGCTCCTTACGGTTACTGTAGTACATATCGTCCTAGGAGAAATGACTCCCAAGTCTCTAGCTATTTGTAAAGCCTTGCCTATTACACTTTTTGTTAGTCGTCCTCTCCAATGGTTTTACTGGCTTTTTCGCCCTTTCATCCAACTACTAAACTGGCTATCCAACGCACTTCTGCGACATATTTTGCATATCCAACCTGCTAAAGGCTCCGAACTTGTCCACAGTGAGGAAGAGCTGCGCATGATTCTCTCTGAGAGTGAAAAATCCGAGGAGGTCACCTCTATGGGGAGGGAATTCCTCATTAACGTACTAGACCTGCGTAGGCGCGTGGTCAGGGACATCATGACACCCCGTGGGGACGTGGTCTACCTCGATGTCGAAGAGCCTTTCAATCAGGAAATACGTCGAGCCATCACTTCACGACACACTCGCCTTCCCCTTTGCCGCGGGCATCTAGACAACTCCTTTGGCCTTGTTCACATTAAGGACCTGCTTGCTTCGGTGTACGAGAATAAAACGGACTGGATGGCAATTCGTAGGGATCTTCTCCATGTCTCGGAAATAATGGGGCTAGAAAAACTTCTCCGCCTTTTTCTTAACAAACATGCACATCTGGCTGTCGCTGTGGATGAATATGGTGGTGCTGTAGGTATTGTCACTCTCGATAATGTCCTAGAAGAGATTGTTGGTTCCATCCAGGACGAATTTGATACTGGAAAAAAAGAATTTCAGAAAATCAGCGAACAAGAATTCACAGTAGACGGGATCCTTGCCCTTTACGAGCTCGCAGAAATGGCCAACCTTAACTTTGGAACCTCAGAGGTAAGTACCATCGGAGGATACATTACATCCGTACTTGGCCATATTCCTTTCAAAGGAGAAAATATCCGTATTGGTAACTACCTAGCCACAGTTATCGCTACAGATGGACGGCGTGTCTTGCGCATCCATTTCAAGAAGCTCCAATAG